The Poseidonibacter lekithochrous region CAATAGTTGGATCTTTTTTATCAAATAATGCAAATTGAGGGAAATTAAATAAAGCTTCTCTTGTTCCAAAAGTAGGAATTATTTGATCCATTTGTAAAGATACATTAAATCTTGTATCTACAAAATTAATCATTGCTTTTTTAAGCTCTGGTAATCCAGCACTTGCAGGATATTTTTGTAATGTTGAAGTTGATTCTTTTAATGTGTTTTGTATAAACTCTGGTGTTTCAAACTTTGGTTCACCAATAGTCAAAGCTGACAGTGCATACTCTTCATTAGGAACTATATCAGCTAATAATTCAGCTAATTTTTCAAAAGGGTATTTTTCAAAATTCATATAAGTTATTTCCTTTTTTAGTTTTTATTAGTCTTCAACTACTGGAATTAATAGTTGATTATATTTATTCATATCAAATGATATAAAATCTGTATTTGTATAAAGAATTTTTAAAGAGAATCTCTTCTTAAACATCTCAGCTTTTAAAGGCAAGATCTGTAGCATATTTTTCTCTTTTTTAAGCTCTCTAATTGGGTTTTCATTACTAGATATAATTTCTATTTTTTCATTGAATATTTTAGATAAATTTTCAAAGTGATCTAATAAATTTGTTTTATCTTCTTCTTCACCTATTGGGTCTAAATCAAAGATTTTTGTTTTTGTTTTAATTTGACTGGCAACATCAAATACCATAGGAGATATTTGCTCATAAGAGTGCGTATCATTTAATAAAACAACAGTACTTTTTATAGATTTTAATTTCTCTTTTCCAATTTTGAAAATAGGGATTTTGAAATCCATAATATCTTTGATGCCTTCTTTGTCTTTGAACATTTCTTGCGTTAGCATAATCATACCAATATCGAAATACCTAAAGTCTTCTTTTAGAATTTTAAAGAAACCTTTGTTTCCATAATCAATTCTTAGAACAATTGAAGAGAAGTGTCTTAACTCATCTTTAATATATTCCATAATATAAACACTTGTAGGTCTAGTAACTCGTACAATTAGTTTTTGGTTCTTTAGTCTTTGATTTAAAAACTTTGCTTCTTGAATTGCTTTTTTTACACTTTTATCATCTTGTAAATATAAATCTAAATACAAATAAATATTGTGTCCAAATGGCATAGGAAACTGACCTTGATTCTTTCCAATTGCATTATAAACTTGCATAAGAACATAAGGTTTTCCAACAACTAAAATAATATCATTTGGTTTTAATACTAAAGTAGGTTTGATTGTTAGAAGTTTTTGGTTTCTATATAAAGCAAAAATATTCCATTTTTTTTGCTCAATAGAACCTATATATCTGTAAGCATAAGAACTTCCAAAAGGAATTCTTATCTCCATAATTTCACCCTGTTTTAATCCAATATTTTGTGCAACAACAGGAATATTAGGAAGTCTCTCAACCATACCATTGGCTAAAACTTCAATTCCTTTATATACATTTACATAAGGATCTTCAACATTAATTCCCCAGTAGTCTAGAATATTCATTTGTAAATTTTGTTTATGTTCTCTGATATTTTTAATAACACTTAACATCTCATCTTTTGAGTTTAAGGCAATTAAAACTTCAGTATGAATATTTTTATCCAGTACCATGGCAAGTTTTGTTTTTGAAGTAGGATCAAACTTATAAAAAGTAAAGTTAGAAGGTTTTTGGACAGGTAAAATAACATCACTCATATAGATAACATCATAGGCATTTTCACCTGTGTTTGCATCTACAATTCTGTGCATTAACTTCTTAGCAACGATTCCATCTAAAATAATTAATATCTTTTTCATTTAGATATTATATCTTAAAAAAATTAATAGAAGATTTTACTCAAAATATATAATATTTACTAGCTATTTTCAAGGTATAAAGGCATCTCAATTACAAACTCCACACCCTCTTTTATATTCCTTGCGAAGATTCTACCTTTCATATTTTGTTCAATAATCATTTTTGACATATAAAGCCCTATTCCTGTACCTTTACCCTGCTCTTTAGTAGTAAAATATGGGTCAAAAATCTTAGGTATAATTGATTCATCAATACCTTTGGCATTATCAGAGATTACTATTATTCCCATGTCATTATTTTTTTTAAGTGATACTGTAATTTTAGGTTCTTGAATTTGTTTTTCTATCAAGGCATCCTTTGCATTAGAAAGCACATTTAATATAGCTTGTGCAAACTCATTTGGAAAACCTTTTGACTCTAATCTTTTATCTATATCAATAAAAACTTTGATATTATAATTTTTAAATGTTGAATCAATTAACTCTAAAGAACTATTCAAACTATTATCTAAAAAGAAGAACTCTTCATGTTTATTAGGTAAGAAAAAGTTTCTAAAATCATCAATTGTTTTAGACATCATCATTGTAAGATCCATAGAATCATTAACTGATTTTGCTAAAAATTCTTCATCTAATTTATTCAATTTATGTGATAACTGAATATTCTGAATAATAATTCCAAGGGCATTTAGAGGTTGTCTCCATTGGTGAGCAATATTACCAACCATTTCTCCCATAGCAGCTAATCTTGATTGGTGTAAAAGCATTTGTTCTTGCTCTCTTCTTTTTTCAATTTCAACTTTTACTTTGGTATCAAGGTTTTTATTTAATTCACTTAATTCATTAGATTTTTCACTTAATCTTTCATTTGCATGACTTAATTCTGAAGTTCTTTCATCTACTCTTTTTTCTAAGTTCTCATGGGAGTTCTTAAGCCGTACTTGAGAGCTATGTAATTGAGAAATCATATCATTAAAAGCAGATGACAACTCACCAATTTCATCATTACTTTCCACATCAACTTTTATATCTAAATTCTCAGAGGTAATTGCCGATACTGTTTCATTTAGTTTAATAATTGGGTCTGTAAATTTCTTGGCAACATAATTTGAAATAATAAAAGATAATAAAACTAAAGCAACAAATAGTAAAAAAAACTGTTTATACAAACTATCAATTTTTTGATTATATTCTTTTAGATCAAAACTAAGATGTAACCAACCCCATTGTATTCCAGAGAATTCCATAGGATAGGTATAGTGAAAAACATTCTCTTTTAAATTTGGAGAATAGATAATATCAAAGACATCTTCACTTTTTTGCATCTTTTTAAATACATCACTAATCTTATTATCAAAACTCCATAGGTCTTTTTTGATATCAAAGTATTGCTTTTCTGATTTTGCAATTATTATATTTTTAACTTTTGTATTATTTTGTAAATATTGTGTATTAAATTCAATCAAATAAGAACTATCTTCAGTGATTAAAGCATTAGTAGTACTAAAGGTAATTGTTTGAGCTAAACTTCTAGCTTCTGAATGAAGTAGTTCTAAAATAGCTCTTTTTTGAATACTAGCCCCTACAAATCCAAATACAACAATTACAAAAGTAATTCCAAAGAATAGAAGCCAAAATATCTTTCTAAATAATCTATTTTTTCTAAAATTAAACATCTTATTTCAATTCCTTTCCAAGGATTTTTTCTATTTTAGAAAGTGATACTAAATAAGTATGAATGTATTTTAAATAGTCTGCATCAACATAAGATTTTACATATTGAGAATGAATCATATCTTTAGGTTCAATAGCATCTATTTGATAAGCTCTTAAATTTAATTCTCTACTTTCCTTAGCAACTTTTTTGGCTTTTTTCAAAACCTGTATTTGTTTATATGCAATTAGTGAGTTTGTAAATTCATTTTTTATTTGTAAAGCAATACCATCTTTAAGCATCTCTTTTAATAAATAAACTTTTTTCTTTTCAAGTTTCTTTTCTTTTACATTATTTGTAGTTTTAAAACCATCAAATATTGACATTTTAGCAGCAAAACCTATATGCCATTTATCTTCTTGATTTTTATTATAAACTCCATATTCATATGAATTATATGTATGAGATGTATCAGCTAAAAAAGCTACACTAGGGTAAAAATCAGCTTTTTTTTCTTTTATTTGTTCTTCTGATATTTTTAAAATAATATCCATTTTTGAAATATCATTATTATTCTCATAAGCACTTTTTACTAAAGTATCTAAAGAATAATCCAAAGGTATAATATTATTTTTATCAAAAGTAATATTTAATTTACTATCCCAAGGTAAGCCAAGAGCATTAATTAAAGCAGATTCAACTAAGATTTTATTCGCTTCTAGTTTCGCCACAATTGATTCTATTAAAGATACAGTTACCCTTGAAGATAAGTAATCTGTTTTTTTAACATTTAAGGATTCTCCATGTTCATATAAATCTTTCGTAAGTTGTGAGATATACTGCATTTTATCTAAAGTATTTTTAGCAATATCAACTAATTGAGAAGTTAAAGCATATCCATAAAAATACTTTTTCACATCAAATACAACCTCTTCATTTGTTCTAACTATTGTATTGGCAGCAAGTAATTTATTTAGTTTTGCTTGATTAATTATAGAAGTGATTTTGCCACCAGTGTATAAAGGATAAACTAATTCTAATTTTCCTTGTACTGTATCTCTCCCATGTAATTTTACTTTAGTATCAATTGGTAAATTAGTTACAGGGAAACCAGCAGGTAAATCAATACTACCTTTCATTTCTAAATAACTATCATCATTGGCTCTTTGTCCAAGAATCATGGCATTTAATGCAGGGTAATTCGCACTTAGCGCTTTATCATATTGTACTTGTGCAATTTCAAGTGCTATTTTTGATATCTTATTTTGTTTGTTATTTTTGCTTGCAATAACGATAGCTTCATCTAATGTAATATTTTTAGTTTCAGAAAATAATGAAGTAATAAATAAGAATATAAGTATTAAATATTTCATAATAATCCTTGTGTATTCTTATAGAAGTATAACAAAATATAGATAATATTTTATATCGATTAATAATTTTTTGTTATTTTAAAGTTTACATTTGCAATAATCTAAATAGTAGATGAAAAGAGATGATATGACTAATAATATTTTAGATAACCTAACCATTTTATATGTTGAAGATGACGAAGCAATTAAAAAGAATACTATTATTACTTTAGAGTTATTAAACGCAATAATTATTGAGGCCTCTAATGGAAAAGAAGGTTTAGAAAAATTCCATGAACATATGGACAAAATAGATATTATCATTACAGATTTATCAATGCCTATTATGAATGGGCTAGATATGATAGAAGAGATTAAAAAAATCAATGATGATGTACCTACTCTTATTACAACAGCACATCAAGAAGTCTCTTATTTAAAAAAAGCCATTGAATTAAATGTTACTTCATATATTCTAAAACCTATTGATATAAGAGATATTATTACAACTGTTGCAAAAGCAATGGAACCTATTAAATTAAGACAAGAACTTATAGCTAAAAATGAAGAATTAATTGCCTTGAATAATTCACTTGAAGATAAAATAAAAGAAAGAACTAAAGAGTTAGAAAAATTAGCCTCAACTGATTTTCTAACAGGAATTAACAATAGAAGAAACTTTTTTAAATTATCAAGTGAGAATTTTGAAAATAATCAACAGAATTTATATGCGGTTATGATTGACATTGACAAGTTCAAAGATATAAATGACAAATATGGACATAATATTGGTGATGAAATTCTAAAACTAACTACAAGTACAATAAATGAAAGATTGAATGAAAATGATATTTTTGGAAGACTAGGTGGCGAAGAGTTCGCAATTGTATATGAAAGTTGCGATATAGGTCATATAAAAAAGATTGAACAAATTAGAGAAGATATAGAAAATATCAAATATGATGGTATTTCATTCACTATTAGTTTAGGTCTAGCAAAAAAAGAAGATTTTGATAAAAATATAGATGCTTTATTATCAAGAGCAGATAAAGCTTTATACGATGCAAAAGGTTCTGGAAGAAATAAACTAATCTTTAGGGAAAGATAGAGATATAATATCAACATAGTTTAGATATAATTGCGTAATTTTAATAGAAGGTTTATATAATTTATGCAATTTAAATTAGAAGCAACAAGAAACAAAGCTAGAGCAGCAACAATAACAACTGCACATAGTACTATCAAAACACCAGTATTTATGCCTGTTGGAACACAAGGTACTGTAAAAGCATTAGATGCAAATGATTTACTTTCAATGGGTGCAAAAATCATCCTTGGAAATACTTATCATTTATACTTAAGACCAGGAAGCCCACTAATTAAAAAAATGGGTGGATTACATGGTTTCTCAAAATTCCCTAATTCATTTTTAACAGATTCAGGAGGTTTCCAAGCCTTCTCTTTAAGTGATAACTCAAAACCAGATGCAAATGGTATTATGTTTAAATCACATATTGATGGAAGTAAACACTACTTTACACCAGAATCAGTATTAGATACTCAATACGAATTAGGTTCAGATATCATGATGATTTTAGATGATTTAGTAGCCTTACCAAATACTAAAGAGAGAATCAAAGAATCAATTGAAAGAACTACTGATTGGGCTAAAAAAGCTATTACTTATCATAAGTCACAACAAGAAAAAGGTATTGGTGTTGATCAAAATATCTTTGCCATTATTCAAGGTGGAACAGATAAAGAGTTTAGGGAAATTTCTGCTAAACAATTATGTGCCCTTGAAGATTATGATGGTTTTGCAATTGGTGGACTTTCAGTTGGTGAACCAAACCAAGATATGTATGAAACAGTTGAATGGACTACTCAGTTTATGCCAGAAGATAAACCAAGATACCTAATGGGTGTTGGTACTCCTGAGGATTTAATCGAAAATATTCATAGAGGTGTTGATATGTTTGATTGTGTAATGCCTACAAGAAATGCTAGAAATGGCACTTTATTCACATCTTTTGGTAGATTAAATATTAGAAATGCACAGTTCAAAGATGATGCTAGACCACTTGATGAAGAGTGTGATTGTTATACTTGTCAAAACTTTACAAGAGCATATTTAAATCACTTATTTAGAGCTGGGGAGATTACAATTAATAGATTAACTTCTATTCACAATATTCACTACTATTTAAATCTTATGACTCAATCAAGAGAAGCTATTTTAGAAGATAGATGGGATGAGTTTAGAGCAGAGTTTTATAAAAAAAGAGAGAAGTAATTCCTCTTTTTTTAATAACCTAATATCTGTCTAACTCTTTCTTGATGATTATCTTCATCTTTATTTTCAACTTTTAAAACTTTTTCTGTTTTTTGTTTTTCTAACTCTTTTTTCTTTTCATCAGCTTTTTTCTCATCATCAAATCTAAAATCAAAGTTTTTTGAAAACTTAGTTTTTTCATCTAAAAAAGTTTTTTGATTATTAGTGTTTGCATCTACAATTTCTGGTGTAATAAAAAATACTAATTCACTTTTCCCTTCTTTAAAAGCTTTACTTGTGAATAAAAATCCTAATATAGGAATATCACCTAATAGAGGTATTTTATTAACATCTTTTGAATTCTGAGAGTTTACTAATCCACCTAAAACAATTGTAGAGTTATTTCCAATTACAACATTTGTTTTAATTGATTTTTCTTTGAAACTTGGAATATCATCAACTTTATTTGCCCAATCAATTTGTGTAGATTTTGTCACAATATCTAAACTCACAAAGTTTTCATTTACTATATTTTTAGCTGTTATATCTAATTGTAATCCATAATTAATACTTTTTACTTCAGTAGTAGGAACCCCTTGATCTGTAGTTGTTTGTACCTTTAGATAAATCGTTCCACCAGCATGAAATTCAGCTTTTTTATTCTCCAAAGTTAAAAGTGTAGTTTCATCTAAAATATTAGCAACACCATTACCTTTTAGATAATTTAGGGTAAGTCCTGCATTAAAGTATTTTCCTAAATAATTCGCAGCTCCTGTTAATCCACCTGTTAGAGATACAGCATTTTTCATAATGCCATCAATTGCATCATTTACACCCTTACTTCTTTGGGCATTTACTCTATTCCAATTTGGATTTGATGTTGAATCTAAATCTTCATTATAATAAAGACCATCTTTTGTAACTACTTCCATATAGTTTTTACTAGAAACAAACCAATTATTTTTTAAATCTAAACCTTTATTATTGTTCACCTCAACAGCATATAATTTCACACGTACCATTTTATCAGGGTTTTGAAGTGTTGCTAAATCTACTAAGTCTTTATCTAATACAACTCCAGCTTTTGCAAATAAATCTAAGACCTTCTCTTTTTGTTTTTGATCTTTTACTTTTCCAGTAAGTATAATTTTTCCATTTGTTTGTTTGATTTTTAGATTAGGACTTAATATTTTTGCAACTTCAATAATATTTGCTAAGTTCTCAGTAATATTAATATCAATATGTAGTGAACTAGAATCAATAAATGTAACTAAGATATTTCCATGACCTAATTTTTTTGAAAAGACTTTTATAGCTTGAAGAGGTTTATCTTTATCATCTAAGAAGTCAACTTCAATACTCTCTTTATCACTTACTTTTATATTCATAATCATTTTCTCAAATTCAAAAACTTTGAATGAACCTTTTGCCATTGAGATATTTTTATCATATAAATTTTTATTAGTCAAAGTATTACTAAAAGATAAATTTGTCAAAACAAATAAAGCCAATAATATTTTAAATATAGTTTTCATAATCTACTCCTAGTTAAGACTTAGTGTCAAAGAACACTCTTTTTGAAATTCGCTACTCTCATTAAAAACAACAGTTTTAGAATGAACATTGTTTGCATCACCTTCTAAAAAATCATTATCCAAAGTTGCATAGATATTTACAATTACTTGTC contains the following coding sequences:
- a CDS encoding COG3400 family protein, whose product is MKKILIILDGIVAKKLMHRIVDANTGENAYDVIYMSDVILPVQKPSNFTFYKFDPTSKTKLAMVLDKNIHTEVLIALNSKDEMLSVIKNIREHKQNLQMNILDYWGINVEDPYVNVYKGIEVLANGMVERLPNIPVVAQNIGLKQGEIMEIRIPFGSSYAYRYIGSIEQKKWNIFALYRNQKLLTIKPTLVLKPNDIILVVGKPYVLMQVYNAIGKNQGQFPMPFGHNIYLYLDLYLQDDKSVKKAIQEAKFLNQRLKNQKLIVRVTRPTSVYIMEYIKDELRHFSSIVLRIDYGNKGFFKILKEDFRYFDIGMIMLTQEMFKDKEGIKDIMDFKIPIFKIGKEKLKSIKSTVVLLNDTHSYEQISPMVFDVASQIKTKTKIFDLDPIGEEEDKTNLLDHFENLSKIFNEKIEIISSNENPIRELKKEKNMLQILPLKAEMFKKRFSLKILYTNTDFISFDMNKYNQLLIPVVED
- a CDS encoding diguanylate cyclase → MTNNILDNLTILYVEDDEAIKKNTIITLELLNAIIIEASNGKEGLEKFHEHMDKIDIIITDLSMPIMNGLDMIEEIKKINDDVPTLITTAHQEVSYLKKAIELNVTSYILKPIDIRDIITTVAKAMEPIKLRQELIAKNEELIALNNSLEDKIKERTKELEKLASTDFLTGINNRRNFFKLSSENFENNQQNLYAVMIDIDKFKDINDKYGHNIGDEILKLTTSTINERLNENDIFGRLGGEEFAIVYESCDIGHIKKIEQIREDIENIKYDGISFTISLGLAKKEDFDKNIDALLSRADKALYDAKGSGRNKLIFRER
- a CDS encoding type II and III secretion system protein; the encoded protein is MKTIFKILLALFVLTNLSFSNTLTNKNLYDKNISMAKGSFKVFEFEKMIMNIKVSDKESIEVDFLDDKDKPLQAIKVFSKKLGHGNILVTFIDSSSLHIDINITENLANIIEVAKILSPNLKIKQTNGKIILTGKVKDQKQKEKVLDLFAKAGVVLDKDLVDLATLQNPDKMVRVKLYAVEVNNNKGLDLKNNWFVSSKNYMEVVTKDGLYYNEDLDSTSNPNWNRVNAQRSKGVNDAIDGIMKNAVSLTGGLTGAANYLGKYFNAGLTLNYLKGNGVANILDETTLLTLENKKAEFHAGGTIYLKVQTTTDQGVPTTEVKSINYGLQLDITAKNIVNENFVSLDIVTKSTQIDWANKVDDIPSFKEKSIKTNVVIGNNSTIVLGGLVNSQNSKDVNKIPLLGDIPILGFLFTSKAFKEGKSELVFFITPEIVDANTNNQKTFLDEKTKFSKNFDFRFDDEKKADEKKKELEKQKTEKVLKVENKDEDNHQERVRQILGY
- the tgt gene encoding tRNA guanosine(34) transglycosylase Tgt, coding for MQFKLEATRNKARAATITTAHSTIKTPVFMPVGTQGTVKALDANDLLSMGAKIILGNTYHLYLRPGSPLIKKMGGLHGFSKFPNSFLTDSGGFQAFSLSDNSKPDANGIMFKSHIDGSKHYFTPESVLDTQYELGSDIMMILDDLVALPNTKERIKESIERTTDWAKKAITYHKSQQEKGIGVDQNIFAIIQGGTDKEFREISAKQLCALEDYDGFAIGGLSVGEPNQDMYETVEWTTQFMPEDKPRYLMGVGTPEDLIENIHRGVDMFDCVMPTRNARNGTLFTSFGRLNIRNAQFKDDARPLDEECDCYTCQNFTRAYLNHLFRAGEITINRLTSIHNIHYYLNLMTQSREAILEDRWDEFRAEFYKKREK
- a CDS encoding TolC family protein, with amino-acid sequence MKYLILIFLFITSLFSETKNITLDEAIVIASKNNKQNKISKIALEIAQVQYDKALSANYPALNAMILGQRANDDSYLEMKGSIDLPAGFPVTNLPIDTKVKLHGRDTVQGKLELVYPLYTGGKITSIINQAKLNKLLAANTIVRTNEEVVFDVKKYFYGYALTSQLVDIAKNTLDKMQYISQLTKDLYEHGESLNVKKTDYLSSRVTVSLIESIVAKLEANKILVESALINALGLPWDSKLNITFDKNNIIPLDYSLDTLVKSAYENNNDISKMDIILKISEEQIKEKKADFYPSVAFLADTSHTYNSYEYGVYNKNQEDKWHIGFAAKMSIFDGFKTTNNVKEKKLEKKKVYLLKEMLKDGIALQIKNEFTNSLIAYKQIQVLKKAKKVAKESRELNLRAYQIDAIEPKDMIHSQYVKSYVDADYLKYIHTYLVSLSKIEKILGKELK
- a CDS encoding ATP-binding protein; translation: MFNFRKNRLFRKIFWLLFFGITFVIVVFGFVGASIQKRAILELLHSEARSLAQTITFSTTNALITEDSSYLIEFNTQYLQNNTKVKNIIIAKSEKQYFDIKKDLWSFDNKISDVFKKMQKSEDVFDIIYSPNLKENVFHYTYPMEFSGIQWGWLHLSFDLKEYNQKIDSLYKQFFLLFVALVLLSFIISNYVAKKFTDPIIKLNETVSAITSENLDIKVDVESNDEIGELSSAFNDMISQLHSSQVRLKNSHENLEKRVDERTSELSHANERLSEKSNELSELNKNLDTKVKVEIEKRREQEQMLLHQSRLAAMGEMVGNIAHQWRQPLNALGIIIQNIQLSHKLNKLDEEFLAKSVNDSMDLTMMMSKTIDDFRNFFLPNKHEEFFFLDNSLNSSLELIDSTFKNYNIKVFIDIDKRLESKGFPNEFAQAILNVLSNAKDALIEKQIQEPKITVSLKKNNDMGIIVISDNAKGIDESIIPKIFDPYFTTKEQGKGTGIGLYMSKMIIEQNMKGRIFARNIKEGVEFVIEMPLYLENS